A genomic stretch from Streptomyces sp. QL37 includes:
- a CDS encoding RICIN domain-containing protein, with amino-acid sequence MDLWTSLEPASTTVDPGSSTTVRLRLRNTGDVVDEYRFEPVGDIAPWMTVEPQTVRLYPGTTATVELTIAPPRTPDATAGANPYAVRITPTEHPEATTVPEGNVTITPFTELRAELVPPTVKGRFRARPKLAVDNLGNTKLTASVSGSDNGDSISYDIRPGSIQVEPGRAVFVDATLKPRQITWFGSKEQRPYTLAVQRSGAQPVDVDGTYVQRGFLPGWLATALGIALALTITFVVIWLAYKPQVRSLATEKVADSPVSTLPPSASPPAPPSPQAESKAPTPDPTPEKEDDGGGATEKPPAGGGEEPEKPPAPAPGSHIISKAAGFCIEATGQVNGEARDGTHLTAWKCKEKDNQKWEFLGDGTVRSLGLCMDVAWGSKEDGAVIQLARCTGVPAQKFVMSGEGDLVNPQADKCVDVDDGYAEGSALLLWTCSGKPDQKWRIEG; translated from the coding sequence GTGGATCTATGGACTTCTTTGGAACCCGCGTCGACCACGGTGGATCCGGGCAGCAGTACGACCGTCCGGCTACGGCTGCGGAACACCGGCGACGTCGTCGACGAGTACCGCTTCGAGCCCGTAGGCGACATCGCGCCCTGGATGACCGTGGAGCCGCAGACGGTCCGGCTCTATCCGGGTACGACCGCGACGGTGGAGCTGACGATCGCGCCGCCGCGCACGCCCGACGCGACGGCCGGGGCGAATCCGTACGCGGTGCGGATCACACCGACCGAGCATCCGGAGGCCACCACGGTCCCCGAGGGCAACGTCACGATCACCCCGTTCACCGAGCTCAGGGCCGAGTTGGTCCCTCCCACGGTCAAGGGGCGTTTCCGGGCCCGGCCCAAGCTGGCCGTCGACAACCTCGGGAACACCAAGCTCACCGCGTCGGTCAGCGGGAGTGACAACGGGGACTCCATCTCGTACGACATCCGCCCGGGCAGCATCCAGGTCGAGCCCGGCCGTGCCGTCTTCGTCGACGCGACGCTGAAGCCGCGGCAGATCACCTGGTTCGGGTCGAAGGAGCAACGGCCCTACACGCTGGCCGTCCAGAGGTCCGGGGCGCAGCCCGTCGACGTGGACGGCACCTACGTCCAGCGGGGGTTCCTGCCGGGGTGGCTCGCCACCGCACTCGGCATCGCCCTGGCTCTCACCATCACGTTCGTCGTCATCTGGCTCGCCTACAAGCCGCAGGTACGCAGCCTCGCCACGGAGAAGGTCGCCGACTCCCCGGTCAGCACCCTGCCGCCGTCCGCTTCGCCACCGGCCCCGCCGTCGCCGCAGGCCGAATCCAAGGCGCCCACTCCGGATCCCACACCGGAGAAGGAGGACGACGGTGGGGGCGCGACGGAGAAGCCTCCCGCCGGCGGAGGCGAGGAGCCCGAGAAGCCCCCCGCCCCTGCCCCGGGATCCCACATCATCAGCAAGGCTGCCGGCTTCTGCATCGAGGCCACGGGCCAGGTGAACGGCGAGGCCAGGGACGGCACGCACCTGACGGCCTGGAAGTGCAAGGAGAAGGACAACCAGAAGTGGGAGTTCCTCGGCGACGGCACCGTCCGCTCGCTGGGTCTGTGCATGGACGTGGCCTGGGGCTCCAAGGAGGACGGCGCAGTGATCCAGCTCGCCCGGTGCACCGGCGTTCCGGCTCAGAAGTTCGTGATGAGCGGCGAGGGCGACCTGGTCAATCCGCAGGCCGACAAGTGCGTGGACGTGGACGACGGCTACGCCGAGGGATCCGCCCTGCTGCTGTGGACATGCTCGGGCAAGCCCGACCAGAAGTGGCGGATCGAGGGCTGA
- a CDS encoding TetR/AcrR family transcriptional regulator, giving the protein MTDLATAPAAGRPRQIIAAARVLLEAEGPEALTMRRLADRVGVKAPSLYKHFPDKSSVVAALATEMLRETAGVLAAAEAAAPGSFSALATAYRTYALAHPHLYLLTMGRTLPATGAADAAAAPLFRAAGGDEDRARAAWAFAHGMVVLELNGRFPPGADLSAAWEAGIAAFTAGPAG; this is encoded by the coding sequence GTGACTGACCTCGCCACCGCCCCCGCGGCCGGCCGGCCCCGGCAGATCATCGCCGCCGCGCGCGTCCTGCTGGAGGCGGAGGGCCCCGAAGCGCTGACCATGCGCCGGCTGGCGGACAGGGTGGGCGTCAAGGCACCGTCCCTGTACAAGCACTTTCCGGACAAGTCCTCCGTGGTGGCGGCGCTGGCCACCGAGATGCTCCGGGAGACCGCCGGGGTCCTGGCGGCGGCCGAGGCGGCGGCCCCGGGCTCCTTCTCCGCGCTCGCCACCGCGTACCGCACCTACGCCCTGGCCCACCCGCACCTCTACCTCCTCACCATGGGCCGCACCCTCCCCGCCACGGGCGCGGCGGACGCCGCGGCGGCGCCGCTGTTCCGTGCCGCCGGGGGTGACGAGGACCGGGCCAGGGCGGCCTGGGCCTTCGCCCACGGAATGGTGGTCCTGGAGCTCAACGGCCGCTTCCCCCCGGGCGCCGATCTCTCGGCGGCCTGGGAGGCCGGCATCGCGGCCTTCACCGCCGGCCCCGCCGGGTAG